A single region of the Nakaseomyces glabratus chromosome D, complete sequence genome encodes:
- the SPE1 gene encoding ornithine decarboxylase SPE1 (CAGL0D00484g~Ortholog(s) have ornithine decarboxylase activity and role in DNA biosynthetic process, nuclear division, pantothenate biosynthetic process, putrescine biosynthetic process, spermidine biosynthetic process, spore germination), producing the protein MASQPEIAKNLFASTTTLVDYPAKEEKKSHEDNVDTYLEQLFYKLKNDPEISKLPHNEAHLEIYNALKKRVDDINNETCEPGEENSFFVCDLGEIERLYANWWKELPRVQPFYAVKCNPDLKIIRKLADLGANFDCASKLEIDKVLSMDVNPERIIYANPCKAASFIRYAATNKVMKSTFDNVEELHKIKKFHPESQLFLRIATDDSTAQCRLSTKYGCEMERVDSLLECIKTLGLNLVGVSFHVGSGASDFSSLYKAVRDARIVFDKAVNDYGLPELKTLDVGGGFQLESFKESSAVLRLALDEYFPESSKVDIIAEPGRYLVASAFTLSANVIAKRKLNEAESMIYVNDGVYGNMNCILFDHQEPTPRTLWHDNNYHYDDFDSTSPNPITTCPYKVSMWGPTCDGLDCITKEYYMKHDLVVGDWLYFPRLGAYTSSAATPFNGFDQTADIIYINSENHDNI; encoded by the coding sequence ATGGCTTCTCAACCTGAAATTGCTAAGAATTTATTTGCTTCCACTACCACTTTGGTTGATTATCCTGCAAAGGAGGAGAAAAAATCACATGAGGACAATGTCGACACATATTTGGAACAACTTTTCTATAAGTTGAAGAATGACCCTGAGATCAGTAAGCTGCCTCACAATGAAGCTCACTTAGAGATATACAACGCGTTGAAGAAGAGGGTCGATGATATCAACAATGAGACTTGTGAACCAGGTGAAGAaaactctttctttgtATGCGACCTAGgtgaaattgaaagattGTACGCTAACTGGTGGAAAGAACTACCAAGAGTTCAGCCATTTTACGCTGTCAAGTGTAACCCAGATTTGAAGATAATAAGAAAATTGGCTGACCTCGGAGCTAACTTCGATTGTGCCTCTAAATTGGAGATAGACAAGGTCTTATCAATGGACGTCAACCCAGAAAGGATCATTTACGCAAACCCATGCAAAGCAGCTTCTTTCATTAGATATGCTGCCACGAACAAAGTTATGAAGTCCACGTTCGATAACGTTGAAGAACTTCATAAGATTAAAAAGTTTCATCCTGAATCTCAACTATTCCTGCGGATTGCAACTGATGATTCTACAGCACAATGCCGTTTATCTACCAAGTATGGATGTGAAATGGAAAGAGTCGACTCCTTATTGGAATGCATCAAAACACTGGGTCTAAACCTGGTAGGTGTTTCTTTCCATGTTGGTTCTGGTGCTTCAGATTTCTCAAGTTTATATAAAGCTGTCAGAGATGCTAGAATCGTCTTTGATAAAGCAGTCAACGACTATGGTCTTCCTGAACTTAAGACACTTGATGTTGGTGGTGGCTTCCAATTAGAATCATTTAAGGAATCCAGTGCTGTTCTAAGACTGGCATTGGACGAATATTTCCCAGAGTCAAGCAAGGTAGACATTATTGCAGAACCAGGCAGATATCTCGTAGCTTCTGCCTTCACATTGTCAGCAAATGTTATTGCTAAGAGAAAGTTAAATGAAGCTGAATCAATGATTTATGTCAACGACGGTGTTTATGGAAACATGAACTGTATTCTTTTTGACCATCAGGAACCAACACCAAGAACTCTATGGCATGATAACAATTATCATTatgatgattttgattctACTTCACCAAACCCAATCACAACTTGCCCATACAAAGTTTCTATGTGGGGACCTACTTGTGACGGTCTAGACTGTATTACCAAGGAGTATTACATGAAGCATGACCTAGTGGTAGGAGACTGGCTCTACTTCCCAAGATTGGGTGCCTACACCTCCAGTGCGGCCACGCCATTCAATGGGTTTGACCAAACTGCTGATATTATATACATCAACTCAGAGAACCATGACAATATATGA
- the LOT5 gene encoding Lot5p (CAGL0D00506g~Ortholog(s) have cytoplasm, nucleus localization) has protein sequence MSESKLVFFKPTLEHVIPWKRYQLEQPKVLVNNELYDDKEGKLILYGGGREFLLRDIDRGEEVEVEVYILEGRLMLWIKHPDINKGVEIPNSSIIYHGSRINYEGRDGHRLELVVSVCRDKIIDELFGSDKSRDTDIYGGTVLNGGNELNAGHEGSSRGVSEELPMYTLSSVELVLRPKYSSFDRYYSEEIEQLFTFDNFGLNRGDDLIENCHNQLALSIEHSAQEEEVLSSDNAGMNEQPGEPTSMSTLLNSMNSTNGMYPTNIAQSDQRFENSNSDTPVIGNTGNCDDLDDMNFGMEIGDASSFAIEQNQLNPASAILGRRSRDS, from the coding sequence ATGTCTGAAAGCAAGCTTGTGTTCTTCAAGCCTACACTTGAACATGTGATACCGTGGAAAAGATATCAGTTAGAGCAACCGAAGGTGCTGGTCAACAACGAGCTCTATGATGATAAAGAAGGCAAGTTGATTCTATATGGTGGTGGGAGAGAGTTTCTGTTAAGAGACATAGACAGAGGTGAAGAGGTAGAAGTAGAGGTTTACATCCTTGAAGGGCGGTTAATGCTCTGGATCAAACATCCTGATATTAACAAAGGTGTAGAGATACCGAATAGTAGTATAATATATCATGGCTCAAGGATCAACTACGAAGGTCGTGATGGACATCGACTAGAGTTGGTCGTGAGTGTCTGCAGGGACAAGATCATAGACGAACTATTCGGCAGCGATAAATCACGTGACACTGATATATATGGTGGCACTGTCCTTAATGGTGGTAACGAACTCAATGCAGGCCATGAGGGCTCCAGTAGAGGTGTTTCTGAAGAGCTGCCGATGTATACGCTTTCGAGTGTTGAGTTAGTGCTGAGGCCGAAATATTCCAGTTTTGATAGATATTACAGTGAGGAGATAGAGCAGCTGTTTACATTTGACAATTTTGGACTGAACCGTGGTGATGATCTGATAGAGAACTGTCACAATCAGCTGGCATTGAGTATTGAGCACAGTGCGCAAGAGGAAGAGGTATTGTCATCAGATAATGCTGGGATGAACGAACAGCCAGGAGAACCTACATCTATGAGCACACTTTTAAACAGCATGAACTCAACGAATGGTATGTATCCTACAAACATCGCACAGTCCGACCAGCGATTTGAGAATTCTAATAGCGATACGCCAGTTATCGGTAATACCGGCAACTGCGATGATTTAGATGATATGAATTTTGGGATGGAGATCGGCGATGCTTCAAGTTTTGCAATCGAGCAGAACCAGCTCAACCCTGCATCGGCTATTCTAGGGAGACGCAGCCGTGATTCTTAG
- the FAS1 gene encoding tetrafunctional fatty acid synthase subunit FAS1 (CAGL0D00528g~Ortholog(s) have 3-hydroxyacyl-[acyl-carrier-protein] dehydratase activity, [acyl-carrier-protein] S-acetyltransferase activity and [acyl-carrier-protein] S-malonyltransferase activity, more) has protein sequence MDTRPFTISYGSIEHTLVIPISQFFLVSQLNDQFLKLELPNHQQPSEDFQSDEEPTSPVELLGKFIGYVTSLIDTAGSDESQQKKITSILELTFKDFESSYLNGNDIHTLAAKLLQDNDIALEEQVEAVENNTNNKQEVFPTTLPKVKELVKNYLNAKVLLHKLGVITVQNSQNKINSALFGSDITKIYAIFGGQGNTDDYFEELRDLYQTYSYLIEDILDFVSKTLNNLLKNSSQDMEKIFTQGLDVKHWLKYPNATPENDYLLSIPISCPLIGVIQLTHYALTARLLNVTPGELRSKIQGATGHSQGLVAAVSIAEADSWDAFFKSFEKAITLLFFIGVHCYLAYPKTSLPPSILQDSLENGEGVPSPMLTISNLTKEQVQEYVDKTNSHLPAEKHIVISLVNGARNLVVSGPPQSLYGLNLTLRKAKEPSGLDQSRIPYSERKLRFSNRFLPVASPFHSHLLEPANEAIIDNLKAFNVEFSAKDLKIPVYDTFDGSDLRDNSGSIVQRITDCIIRLPVNWETSTKFEATHILDFGPGGTSGLGVLTHRNKDGTGVRVIVAGTLDINPDDDYGFKQEIFEVASNSVKQNPNWLKEFCPKLVKTKAGKVYVDTKFSKMIGRPPLLIPGMTPTTVSPDFVAATINAGYTIELAGGGYFSPGHMTQAIDEVVSQIKKGYSLGINLIYVNPRMLQWGIPLIKELRERGYPIQSLTIGAGVPSLEVATEYIETLGLTHLGLKPGSIDAISQCINIAKAHPNFPIVLQWTGGRGGGHHSFEDFHQPMLQMYSKLRRCKNIILIAGSGFGAAEDTYPYLTGEWSAKMNYPPMPFDGLLFGSRVMVAKEAKTSLAAKKLIVDCVGVPDNQWEQTYKKPTGGIITVRSEMGEPIHKIATRGVLFWKEMDDTIFTLPKNKLQAALDAKRDYIIEKLNSVSQKPWFATVNGEARDLTSMTYEEVAKRLVELMYIRKTNSWIDITLRNFTGDFLRRVEERFTTQKTSSVIQSYAILEKPDEAIKLVFDAYPCAKDQYLNAQDVDYFLALCQNPMQKPVPFVPVLDQRFEFFFKKDSLWQSEHLEAVVDEDVQRTCILHGPVSAQYTTKVDEPIQDILDGIHNGHIDMLLKDYYGGDSSKIPVVEYFGGEDPVEINNTEIVKDEDTLVLDASTIKDEAYWFKLLSGSKRNWRHAFFSTDRLVQGSSYTENPARKVFKPSKHMFVEITNANNEEKCVITLKEMVQGELKKTAVLKLIQKDLIEMDMIENRTMDGKPVVLPLLYKYNIEDGFAPISEVMEDRNQRIKEMYWKLWIGEPFNLKFDPRKEIKGSDFKITKQDIQEFTHAIGNNCEDFVPRSGRDLLAPMDFAIVVGWRAIIKAIFPETVDGDLLKLVHLSNGYQMLPGAKPLKEGDIISTSASIKSVVNQPTGKIVEVVGTLSRDSKPIMEVTSSFFYRGKYSDFENTFQKTVEPIYEMNIKSAKDIAVLRSKEWFQLDDEDIDLLNKVLSFETETEVTFKDATIFSSVKCSGPIFMELPTKEKIEIGIVNYEAGESYGNPVIDFLKRNAATLEQKVNLENPIPIAVLDSYTPSTNEPYARVSGDLNPIHVSRHFAAYADLPGTITHGMYSSAAVRGLIENWAADSVSSRVRGFNCQFTSMVLPNTPLKTSIQHVGMINGRKLFKFETKNENDTVVLVGEAEVEQPVSAFVFTGQGSQEQGMGMDLYEKSAVAKEVWDRADKHFKETYGFSILNIVKNNPNEFTVHFGGEKGRKIRENYSNMIFETIVDGELKAEKIFKEIDETTTSYTFKSPTGLLSATQFTQPALTLMEKAAFEDLKAKGVIPVEAAFAGHSLGEYAALASLADVMSIESLVEVVFYRGMTMQVAVPRDSAGRSNYGMIAVNPGRVSPTFTQDALQFVVEKVGSRTEWLLEIVNYNVENQQYVAAGDLRALDTLTNVLNFIKIQKIDIAKLQDEMSLEKVEEHLFEIVDEISKKSTAKPQPIELERGFACIPLRGISVPFHSSYLRNGVKPFKNFLNKNIMKDNVKVDRLIGKYIPNLTAKPFQITKEYFEDVYKLTGSDRIKEILDNWEKYEA, from the coding sequence ATGGATACTAGACCTTTCACGATATCATATGGCTCAATTGAGCATACATTGGTTATTCCAATCtctcaattttttttagtgtCTCAATTGAACGACCAGTTCTTGAAACTAGAATTACCTAACCATCAGCAACCATCGGAAGATTTCCAAAGTGACGAAGAGCCTACTTCTCCAGTGGAGTTGTTGGGTAAGTTCATCGGCTACGTCACGTCTTTGATCGACACCGCTGGTTCTGATGAATCCCAGCAGAAGAAAATTACCTCGATACTAGAGTTGACTTTCAAGGACTTCGAGAGCTCTTATTTGAACGGTAACGATATTCACACTTTGGCAGCTAAGTTACTCCAGGACAATGATATCGCTCTGGAAGAACAAGTAGAAGCTGTGGAGAACAACACGAATAACAAGCAAGAAGTGTTCCCAACCACATTACCAAAAGTTAAGGAATTGGTGAAGAACTACTTAAACGCCAAAGTGCTTTTGCACAAGCTTGGTGTCATCACTGTCCAGAATAGTCAAAACAAGATAAACTCTGCATTGTTCGGTAGCGATATCACCAAAATTTACGCCATCTTCGGTGGCCAAGGTAACACCGACGACTACTTCGAAGAACTGCGTGACTTATACCAAACATACAGCTACCTAATAGAAGATATCCTAGATTTTGTCTCTAAGACACTAAACAACTTACTGAAAAACTCTTCCCAGGATATGGAAAAGATCTTCACTCAAGGTTTAGATGTTAAGCACTGGTTGAAATACCCTAACGCTACCCCAGAGAACGACTACCTGTTGTCTATTCCAATCTCTTGTCCATTAATTGGTGTTATACAGCTCACTCATTATGCGTTGACTGCAAGACTATTAAACGTTACCCCAGGAGAATTGAGAAGCAAGATTCAAGGTGCTACTGGTCATTCTCAAGGTCTAGTGGCAGCTGTATCCATTGCCGAGGCTGACTCTTGGGAtgctttcttcaaatctttCGAAAAGGCCATCACTTTACTGTTCTTCATCGGTGTGCATTGTTACTTGGCTTACCCAAAAACCTCTCTACCACCTTCTATTCTACAAGATTCTCTAGAGAATGGTGAAGGTGTTCCATCTCCTATGTTAACCATCTCTAACCTAACCAAAGAACAAGTTCAAGAATATGTGGATAAGACGAACAGCCATTTACCAGCTGAGAAGCATATCGTCATTTCTTTAGTTAACGGTGCTAGAAACCTAGTTGTATCGGGTCCCCCACAATCCCTATACGGTCTAAACTTGACTCTGAGAAAGGCTAAAGAACCAAGTGGTCTTGATCAATCAAGAATTCCATACAGTGAGAGAAAGCTAAGATTTTCCAACAGATTCTTACCTGTTGCATCACCATTCCATTCTCATCTGTTGGAACCAGCTAACGAAGCAATTATTGACAATCTAAAGGCATTTAATGTTGAGTTTTCTGCCAAGGATTTGAAAATTCCTGTATATGACACATTCGATGGCTCCGATTTGAGAGATAACTCTGGATCAATTGTCCAGAGAATTACCGATTGCATTATCAGATTACCTGTTAACTGGGAAACATCGACTAAATTCGAAGCTACCCATATTCTTGATTTCGGCCCTGGTGGCACATCAGGTTTGGGTGTCTTGACTCACCGTAATAAAGATGGTACTGGTGTTCGTGTTATTGTAGCTGGTACCCTAGATATTAATCCAGATGATGACTATGGTTTTAAGCAAGAGATATTTGAAGTTGCAAGCAACAGTGTTAAGCAAAATCCAAACTGGTTGAAGGAATTCTGTCCTAAGCTAGTTAAGACTAAGGCAGGTAAGGTATATGTTGACACTAAGTTCTCAAAGATGATTGGTAGACCTCCACTATTGATTCCTGGTATGACACCAACTACTGTTTCGCCTGATTTTGTTGCTGCTACTATTAATGCAGGTTACACTATTGAACTGGCTGGTGGTGGTTATTTCTCTCCTGGACATATGACCCAGGctattgatgaagttgtATCCCAAATAAAGAAGGGTTACAGTTTAGGTATCAATCTAATTTATGTCAACCCAAGAATGCTACAGTGGGGTATTCCATTGATAAAGGAACTAAGGGAAAGAGGATATCCTATACAATCCTTAACAATTGGTGCCGGTGTTCCATCTCTAGAAGTTGCCACAGAATACATAGAAACTCTGGGTTTGACACATCTAGGTCTAAAACCTGGTTCTATTGATGCTATTTCTCAATGTATCAACATTGCAAAAGCTCATCCAAACTTCCCTATCGTACTGCAATGGACTGGTGGTAGAGGTGGTGGTCACCATTCTTTTGAAGACTTTCATCAACCTATGCTTCAAATGTATTCTAAGCTAAGAAGATGCAAGAATATCATATTAATTGCAGGTTCTGGTTTTGGTGCTGCTGAAGATACTTACCCATACTTAACAGGTGAATGGTCTGCAAAAATGAACTATCCACCTATGCCATTTGATGGTTTACTGTTTGGTTCTCGTGTTATGGTAGCAAAGGAAGCAAAGACTTCTCTAGCAGCTAAGAAATTGATTGTTGACTGTGTAGGTGTCCCTGACAACCAATGGGAGCAGACATACAAGAAGCCAACTGGTGGTATTATAACTGTTCGTTCAGAGATGGGTGAACCAATCCACAAAATTGCTACCCGTGGTGTTTTGTTCTGGAAGGAAATGGATGACACTATTTTCACTCTACCCAAGAATAAGCTTCAAGCTGCTTTAGATGCTAAGAGAGACTACATCATTGAAAAGTTAAACAGTGTCTCTCAAAAGCCTTGGTTTGCTACAGTGAATGGTGAAGCTCGTGATTTGACTAGTATGACATATGAGGAAGTCGCCAAGAGATTAGTTGAGTTAATGTATATCAGAAAGACAAACTCCTGGATTGATATTACTTTGAGAAACTTCACAGGTGACTTCTTGAGACGTGTGGAAGAGCGTTTCACCACTCAAAAAACATCATCTGTTATTCAATCTTATGCGATTTTGGAAAAGCCAGACGAGGCCATCAAGCTGGTCTTTGATGCATACCCATGTGCTAAGGATCAATACTTAAATGCTCAAGATGTTGACTATTTCTTAGCTCTTTGTCAAAATCCAATGCAAAAGCCAGTTCCGTTTGTTCCTGTCTTGGACCAGAGGTTtgaatttttcttcaagaaggaCTCTTTATGGCAATCTGAGCATTTAGAAGCCgttgttgatgaagatgttcAAAGAACATGTATTTTACATGGTCCAGTGAGTGCTCAATACACCACTAAGGTCGATGAACCAATCCAAGATATACTGGATGGTATCCACAACGGCCATATTGATATGCTATTGAAGGACTATTATGGTGGCGATTCATCCAAAATCCCTGTAGTTGAATACTTTGGTGGTGAAGATCCTGTAGAGATCAATAACACAGAAATTGTCAAAGATGAAGACACTTTAGTATTGGATGCTTCTACCATCAAGGATGAAGCCTACTGGTTCAAGCTACTTTCAGGTTCTAAGAGAAACTGGAGACATGCGTTCTTCTCTACTGATAGATTGGTTCAAGGGTCATCTTACACCGAAAATCCAGCAAGAAAGGTTTTCAAACCAAGTAAGCACATGTTTGTTGAGATTACCAACGCcaacaatgaagaaaaatgtgTTATTACATTGAAGGAAATGGTTCAAGGTGAACTAAAGAAGACAGCTGTTTTGAAGTTAATCCAAAAAGATTTAATTGAAATGGACATGATTGAGAACAGAACAATGGATGGAAAACCTGTTGTTTTGCCATTGTTGTACAAGTATAACATTGAAGACGGTTTTGCTCCAATTTCAGAAGTTATGGAGGACAGAAACCAAAGAATTAAGGAGATGTATTGGAAATTATGGATTGGTGAACCATTCAACTTGAAGTTTGATCCAAGAAAGGAAATTAAAGGTAGTGATTTTAAGATCACTAAACAAGATATCCAAGAATTCACCCACGCTATTGGTAACAATTGTGAAGATTTTGTACCAAGATCGGGTAGAGACCTTCTTGCCCCAATGGATTTTGCCATTGTCGTAGGCTGGAGAGCTATCATCAAAGCTATTTTCCCAGAAACTGTTGATGGTGATTTGTTAAAGTTGGTTCATTTATCCAACGGCTATCAAATGCTTCCAGGTGCTAAGCCTTTGAAAGAGGGTGATATTATCTCTACTTCTGCTTCGATCAAATCTGTCGTCAACCAACCAACAGGTAAGATCGTTGAAGTTGTTGGAACCTTAAGCAGGGACTCCAAACCAATTATGGAGGTCACATCATCTTTCTTTTACAGAGGCAAATACTCCGATTTTGAGAATACTTTCCAAAAGACTGTTGAACCAATTTATGAAATGAACATCAAGTCTGCTAAAGACATCGCTGTGTTACGTTCTAAGGAGTGGTTCCAGttagatgatgaagatattgatttaTTGAATAAGGTTCTATCATTTGAAACCGAAACAGAAGTGACCTTCAAGGATGCAACAATCTTTTCTTCCGTCAAATGTTCTGGTCCTATCTTTATGGAACTACCAACTAAGGAAAAGATTGAAATTGGTATTGTTAACTATGAAGCTGGCGAATCCTACGGTAATCCTGTAATTGACTTTTTGAAGAGAAATGCTGCTACGCTAGAACAGAAAGTCAATCTAGAGAATCCAATTCCTATTGCTGTTCTTGATTCATACACACCAAGTACTAACGAACCATATGCCAGAGTCTCAGGTGATTTGAATCCAATCCATGTTTCTCGTCACTTTGCAGCTTATGCTGATCTACCAGGAACAATTACACATGGTATGTATTCCTCTGCTGCTGTTCGTGGTCTGATTGAAAATTGGGCTGCTGATAGTGTATCTTCTAGAGTTAGAGGTTTCAACTGTCAATTCACAAGCATGGTCCTGCCTAATACTCCACTGAAAACCAGTATTCAACATGTCGGTATGATTAACGGTCGTAAACTGTTCAAGTTTGAGACTAAGAACGAGAATGATACAGTTGTCTTGGTCGGTGAAGCTGAGGTTGAACAGCCAGTTTCCGCATTTGTTTTCACTGGTCAGGGTTCTCAAGAGCAAGGTATGGGTATGGATCTTTACGAAAAATCTGCTGTTGCTAAGGAAGTTTGGGACAGAGCTGATAAACATTTCAAAGAGACATATGGTTTCTCTATCCTAAATATTGTTAAGAACAATCCAAATGAATTTACTGTTCATTTCGGTGGTGAAAAGGGTAGAAAGATCAGAGAGAACTACTCAAATATGATCTTCGAAACCATTGTTGATGGTGAATTAAAGGCTGAAAAgattttcaaagaaatcgATGAGACAACTACTTCTTACACTTTCAAGTCACCAACTGGTTTGTTGTCTGCAACTCAATTCACTCAACCAGCTTTAACTCTGATGGAAAAAGCTGCCTTTGAGGATTTGAAAGCCAAGGGTGTTATTCCAGTGGAAGCTGCCTTTGCTGGTCACTCTTTGGGTGAATATGCTGCTTTGGCCTCCCTTGCTGATGTTATGTCTATTGAATCCTTGGTTGAAGTTGTCTTCTACAGAGGTATGACCATGCAAGTAGCTGTTCCAAGAGATTCGGCTGGAAGATCTAACTATGGTATGATTGCAGTTAACCCAGGAAGGGTTTC